Proteins encoded together in one Stutzerimonas stutzeri window:
- a CDS encoding ABC transporter permease subunit produces MSQLPVIFKRELGSYFATPLAYVFIVIFLVLSGVFTFYLGGFYERGQADLTPFFSFHTWLYLFLVPAIAMRLWAEERKSGSIELLMTLPITRFEAVAGKFLAAWVFAGIALLLTFPMVITVNYLGEPDNGVIVAGYLGSWLLAGAFLAIGSCMSALAKNQVIAFILSVAVCFLFIVSGLPMVLDALAWAPQWLIDAVASLSFLIRFDSISKGVIDLRDLLYFVTLIVAWLAATAVVVDLKKAA; encoded by the coding sequence ATGAGCCAGTTGCCGGTCATCTTCAAGCGCGAGCTGGGCAGCTATTTCGCCACGCCGCTCGCCTATGTGTTCATCGTGATCTTCCTGGTGCTGTCCGGGGTATTTACCTTCTACCTGGGCGGTTTCTACGAGCGCGGCCAGGCGGACCTGACGCCCTTCTTCAGCTTTCATACCTGGCTCTACCTGTTCCTGGTACCCGCTATCGCCATGCGCCTGTGGGCTGAGGAGCGCAAGTCCGGTTCCATCGAGCTGCTGATGACGCTGCCGATCACCCGCTTCGAGGCGGTCGCCGGTAAGTTCCTCGCCGCCTGGGTTTTTGCCGGGATCGCGCTGCTGCTGACGTTCCCGATGGTCATCACCGTCAATTACCTGGGTGAGCCGGACAATGGCGTGATCGTCGCTGGCTATCTTGGCAGCTGGTTGCTGGCCGGTGCCTTTCTGGCCATCGGCTCCTGCATGTCGGCGCTGGCGAAGAACCAGGTGATCGCCTTCATCCTCTCGGTGGCGGTGTGCTTCCTGTTTATCGTCAGCGGCCTGCCGATGGTGCTCGATGCGCTGGCTTGGGCGCCGCAGTGGCTGATCGATGCGGTGGCTTCGCTGAGCTTCCTGATCCGTTTCGACTCCATCAGCAAGGGCGTGATCGACCTGCGTGACCTGCTGTATTTCGTCACGTTGATCGTCGCCTGGCTGGCGGCCACCGCCGTGGTCGTCGATCTGAAGAAAGCCGCCTGA
- a CDS encoding ABC transporter ATP-binding protein has translation MIEISNLTKRFAQHTAVDDLSFQVQRGEVLGFLGPNGAGKSTTMKMLTGFLAPTSGTARILGHDIRTQTLQAQRLIGYLPEGAPCYGDMTVRGFLEFIAEVRGFRGADKRQRVDAAVAQVELQKVLGQSIETLSKGFKRRVGLAQAILHDPDVLILDEPTDGLDPNQKHQVRQLIQGLAQDKIVIISTHILEEVSAVCTRAVVIANGRLVADGTPLELESRSKHHQAVTLVSDAPLDEVALAALPGVAGVERNEREHSLTVLAQPGHVIFPQVNALIAQQGWAVTELDVERGRLDEVFRNLTRGEAL, from the coding sequence ATGATTGAAATAAGCAACCTGACCAAGCGTTTTGCCCAGCACACCGCGGTCGACGACCTGTCGTTCCAGGTCCAGCGCGGAGAGGTGCTGGGGTTCCTCGGCCCCAATGGGGCCGGCAAGTCCACCACGATGAAGATGCTGACCGGCTTTCTCGCGCCGACATCCGGCACTGCCCGCATCCTCGGTCACGACATCCGCACCCAGACCCTCCAGGCCCAGCGGCTGATCGGCTATCTGCCCGAAGGCGCACCTTGCTATGGCGACATGACGGTGCGTGGCTTTCTCGAGTTCATCGCCGAAGTGCGCGGTTTTCGCGGTGCGGACAAGCGTCAGCGGGTCGATGCAGCTGTCGCCCAGGTGGAATTGCAGAAGGTGCTGGGGCAGAGCATCGAGACGCTGTCCAAGGGCTTCAAGCGGCGTGTCGGTCTGGCCCAGGCGATCCTGCACGACCCTGACGTGCTGATCCTCGACGAGCCCACCGATGGGCTCGATCCGAACCAGAAGCATCAGGTGCGCCAGCTGATCCAGGGGCTGGCGCAGGACAAGATCGTCATCATTTCCACCCATATTCTCGAAGAGGTGAGTGCGGTCTGCACCCGCGCGGTGGTGATCGCCAATGGCCGGCTGGTGGCCGATGGCACGCCGCTGGAGCTGGAAAGCCGCTCGAAGCATCACCAGGCGGTCACGCTGGTCAGTGATGCGCCGCTGGACGAAGTCGCCCTGGCGGCCTTGCCGGGTGTCGCCGGTGTCGAGCGCAACGAGCGCGAGCACAGCCTGACCGTACTGGCGCAGCCCGGGCACGTGATCTTCCCGCAGGTCAACGCGCTGATCGCCCAGCAGGGCTGGGCCGTCACCGAGCTGGACGTGGAGCGCGGCCGGCTGGATGAGGTGTTCCGTAACCTGACGCGAGGGGAAGCGCTATGA
- a CDS encoding GNAT family N-acetyltransferase: MPPRDPSQALQKCRRNYKNSYWTNATTRLGGNVCRTLPPSLQAMQWTPHSAWSTFSNPWKAAIDLPDHAASQGGYRHMSLRFGEIPASLAPMELLLLADPSPSKVRSYLADSTCFAASLDGTVVGIGVVRPIGEGAHELMNIAVRPTRQKAGYGTALLEWIIEHYRRLGTGRLEVGTGSFGYQLAFYQRQGFRVTRIERDFFVEHYPEPIIEDGIRHMDMLRLTLSYSGDSG, translated from the coding sequence GTGCCGCCGCGCGACCCGAGCCAGGCCCTGCAAAAATGCCGGCGGAACTATAAGAACAGCTACTGGACGAATGCAACCACGCGGCTTGGCGGCAACGTTTGCCGGACGTTGCCGCCAAGCCTCCAAGCGATGCAATGGACCCCGCACAGCGCTTGGAGTACGTTCTCGAATCCATGGAAAGCGGCGATCGATCTGCCTGATCACGCCGCCTCTCAAGGTGGTTACCGACACATGTCCCTACGCTTCGGAGAAATTCCTGCCTCGCTGGCGCCAATGGAGCTGTTGCTGCTCGCCGATCCTTCGCCGAGCAAGGTGCGCTCGTATCTGGCGGACTCGACGTGCTTCGCCGCATCGCTCGACGGAACGGTCGTCGGCATCGGTGTCGTGCGGCCGATCGGCGAAGGCGCGCATGAGCTGATGAATATCGCGGTACGACCCACCCGGCAGAAAGCGGGCTACGGCACGGCACTGCTGGAATGGATCATCGAGCACTACCGCAGGCTGGGCACCGGCCGGCTCGAAGTGGGCACGGGGTCGTTCGGCTATCAACTGGCGTTCTATCAACGCCAGGGCTTTCGCGTAACGCGAATAGAACGAGACTTCTTCGTCGAGCACTACCCCGAGCCGATCATCGAGGACGGGATCCGCCACATGGACATGCTGCGCCTCACGCTCAGCTATTCAGGTGATTCCGGTTAG
- a CDS encoding GNAT family N-acetyltransferase: protein MPSPIEFETERLFMRQWRPSDRAPFAELNADPRVMEYFPAPLERDESDALADRCQALIEQRGWGFWAVELKASAEFIGFLGLHIPIAELPFSPCVEIGWRLAVQHWHRGLATEAARGALEVGFDRLDLAEIVSFTTLGNQRSRAVMQRIGMREASRFEHPSIPIGHPLRAHCLYRLSQVDYRAQRIAGD from the coding sequence ATGCCGAGCCCGATCGAGTTCGAAACCGAACGCCTGTTCATGCGGCAATGGCGCCCGAGCGACCGGGCGCCCTTTGCCGAACTGAACGCAGACCCGCGGGTCATGGAGTATTTCCCTGCCCCGCTCGAGCGCGACGAGAGCGATGCGCTGGCCGATCGCTGCCAGGCGCTGATCGAGCAGCGAGGATGGGGCTTCTGGGCCGTGGAGCTGAAGGCATCCGCCGAGTTCATCGGCTTCCTCGGCCTGCATATACCGATCGCCGAGCTGCCCTTTTCGCCCTGCGTGGAGATCGGCTGGCGCCTGGCCGTCCAGCACTGGCACAGAGGTTTGGCAACGGAGGCCGCGCGCGGTGCGCTCGAGGTGGGCTTCGACAGGCTGGATTTGGCGGAAATCGTGTCTTTCACCACGCTCGGCAATCAGCGTTCGCGCGCGGTCATGCAACGAATCGGCATGCGCGAGGCGAGCCGCTTCGAGCATCCGAGCATACCCATCGGTCATCCACTTCGCGCACACTGCCTGTACCGTCTTTCGCAGGTGGACTATCGGGCGCAGCGGATTGCAGGCGACTGA
- the blaOXA gene encoding class D beta-lactamase — MVMPVLLLSLLLLAASGFAHAEDGAIARLFERAGVEGTLVIESVATGQRFVHNDERAGTAFPAASTFKVLNTLIALEEGAIAGADEIISWDGTRYEIEDWNRDQTLKSAFRVSCVWCYQRLARRVGAAAYLRHIRQAHYGQLHEPVNVTEFWLDGSLRVSAEQQVGLLRQVVARSLPYRAKSYDTLRTIMRVDSTPAYSLYAKTGWAARDNPGIGWYIGYVEAGADTWLFALNLDTRDATDLPLRQRIALDALRAKGILPAQ, encoded by the coding sequence TTGGTCATGCCCGTCCTGTTGCTCTCCCTGTTGCTGCTCGCTGCTTCCGGCTTCGCCCATGCGGAGGACGGGGCAATTGCCCGTCTGTTCGAACGCGCGGGGGTCGAGGGGACACTGGTCATCGAGTCCGTCGCCACGGGCCAGCGCTTCGTCCACAACGATGAACGCGCCGGCACGGCTTTTCCCGCTGCGTCCACGTTCAAGGTGCTGAACACTCTGATCGCTCTGGAGGAAGGCGCCATCGCCGGGGCGGACGAGATCATCTCCTGGGACGGCACCCGTTACGAGATCGAGGACTGGAACCGCGACCAGACCTTGAAGAGCGCATTCAGGGTCAGCTGCGTCTGGTGCTACCAGAGGCTGGCCCGGCGGGTGGGCGCGGCGGCCTATCTGCGCCACATCCGCCAGGCGCATTACGGGCAGCTGCACGAACCTGTCAACGTCACCGAGTTCTGGCTCGATGGCTCGCTGCGCGTCAGCGCCGAACAACAGGTGGGTCTGCTGCGCCAGGTGGTCGCGCGCAGCCTGCCGTACCGGGCGAAGAGCTACGACACCCTCAGGACCATCATGCGCGTCGACAGCACGCCGGCTTATAGCCTGTATGCCAAGACCGGTTGGGCGGCTCGCGACAATCCTGGCATCGGCTGGTACATCGGCTATGTTGAAGCCGGCGCCGACACCTGGCTGTTCGCGCTGAATCTGGACACCCGCGATGCGACCGATCTGCCCCTGCGCCAGCGGATCGCGCTGGATGCGCTGCGGGCGAAGGGCATACTCCCGGCCCAGTGA
- a CDS encoding class I SAM-dependent methyltransferase — protein MRSDEIKAVFDQQAASYDERWARTAPIRNALHFLLEAVFAPLPADARVLCIGAGTGEEILHLAQCRPGWTFTAVEPSGAMLHVLRDKATRAGIEQRCQFHEGYLETLPEQAPFDAATSLLVSQFILERDVRIGFFRDIAARLGPGALLASSDLAADLTTPAYAALLETWLNMMTLAGIPAAGLEQMRAAYDRDVAILPPEQVASIIEAGGFACPVPFYQAGLIHAWYARRADAP, from the coding sequence ATGCGCAGCGACGAGATCAAAGCGGTATTCGATCAACAGGCCGCCAGCTACGACGAGCGCTGGGCCAGAACCGCGCCCATTCGCAACGCCCTGCATTTTCTTCTGGAGGCGGTGTTCGCGCCGCTGCCGGCCGACGCGCGGGTACTGTGCATCGGCGCCGGCACCGGCGAGGAAATTCTGCACCTGGCCCAGTGCCGACCCGGCTGGACCTTCACCGCAGTGGAGCCATCGGGCGCGATGCTGCACGTCCTTCGCGACAAGGCAACCCGAGCCGGAATCGAACAGCGCTGCCAGTTCCATGAGGGCTACCTGGAGACACTGCCTGAGCAGGCCCCCTTCGACGCGGCAACCTCCCTGCTGGTATCCCAGTTCATTCTCGAGCGCGACGTACGCATCGGCTTCTTTCGTGACATAGCCGCCCGACTCGGCCCAGGAGCGCTATTGGCCAGCTCTGACCTGGCAGCGGACCTCACCACGCCAGCGTATGCGGCGCTGCTGGAAACCTGGCTGAACATGATGACCCTCGCCGGCATTCCCGCGGCAGGCCTGGAGCAGATGCGTGCCGCCTATGACCGTGACGTGGCGATATTGCCCCCGGAGCAGGTCGCGTCCATCATCGAGGCCGGCGGCTTTGCCTGCCCCGTGCCCTTCTACCAGGCCGGGCTGATCCATGCGTGGTACGCGCGGCGAGCCGATGCGCCCTAG
- the plsB gene encoding glycerol-3-phosphate 1-O-acyltransferase PlsB, whose protein sequence is MTRSPVRRLIFSLVRRVLYTWVRSETINQSAFTLKLDRSKPVFYVLQQPSLSDLAVLDAECSKAGLPRPVADVAVGELVEPAAFFFLNPAPSWFGRRTRLVAPPALVRLVGALEHNAVENAQIVPVSVFWGQSPNRETSAWKLLFADSWAVTGRLRKLLSILVLGRKTRVQFSAPIQLNELIAQNKGHERTLRMVHRMLRVHFRNQKTAVIGPDLSHRRNLVKGLVHAPQVRQAIREEAEREKITIEKAEAKALRYGNEIASDYAYTAVRFLEVVLSWFWNKIYDGIRVNHIEPLQDAVRGYEVIYVPCHRSHIDYLLLSYLLFRNGLTPPHIAAGINLNMPVIGSLLRRGGAFFMRRSFKGNPLYTSVFNEYLHNLFTRGFPVEYFVEGGRSRTGRMLQPKTGMLALTLRSYLRSSRLPILFVPVYIGYERVLEGRTYLGELRGAAKKKESIFDIFKVIGALKQRFGQVWVNFGEPLKLNEFLEQEQPGWRQQAYAPDYRPQWLNDATNHLAERIAQRLNEAAAVNPVNLVALAMLSTSRQALDQQSLARILDLYQALLRAVPYSPHTTLPEGDGNALIAYVKSLDLLAEQKDALGNILYLDEQNAVLMTYYRNNVMHIFALPALLASFFQSSSRISREQIQRFTEALYPYLRAELFMRWEVEELEAVVDQWLAAFVERGLLKVDGNHYVRPAPSSRQFVLLTLLARVVVQTLQRFYMATSLLLNSGQHSLSAEELENLCTVMAQRLSILHGLNAPEFFDKALFRHFIQSMQEQGVVSPDENGRLGYHEKLAELAEGAAKRVLPAEIRLSIRQVALERHHDESDSPPPATDA, encoded by the coding sequence ATGACCCGCTCCCCCGTTCGCCGTCTGATCTTCTCCCTGGTGCGCCGTGTGCTGTACACCTGGGTGCGCTCGGAGACCATCAACCAGTCCGCCTTCACCCTCAAGCTGGATCGCAGCAAGCCGGTGTTCTATGTGCTGCAGCAACCCTCGCTGAGCGATCTCGCCGTGCTCGATGCCGAGTGCAGCAAGGCCGGGCTGCCACGCCCGGTGGCCGATGTGGCGGTGGGCGAACTGGTGGAGCCGGCCGCCTTCTTCTTCCTCAATCCGGCACCCAGCTGGTTCGGCCGGCGTACCCGCCTGGTCGCGCCACCGGCGCTGGTGCGGCTGGTCGGCGCGCTGGAGCACAACGCGGTAGAGAACGCGCAGATCGTTCCGGTCAGCGTGTTCTGGGGGCAGTCGCCGAATCGCGAGACCAGCGCCTGGAAGCTGCTGTTCGCCGACAGCTGGGCGGTCACCGGGCGCCTGCGCAAGCTGCTCAGCATCCTGGTGCTGGGGCGCAAGACGCGCGTGCAGTTCTCCGCGCCGATCCAGCTCAACGAACTCATCGCCCAGAACAAGGGGCACGAGCGCACACTGCGCATGGTCCATCGCATGCTGCGGGTGCACTTCCGCAACCAGAAAACCGCGGTGATCGGGCCGGACCTGTCGCACCGGCGCAATCTGGTGAAGGGCCTGGTGCACGCACCGCAGGTCCGCCAGGCGATTCGCGAGGAAGCCGAACGCGAGAAGATCACCATCGAGAAGGCCGAGGCCAAGGCGCTGCGCTATGGCAACGAGATCGCCTCGGACTACGCCTACACGGCGGTGCGCTTTCTCGAGGTTGTGCTGTCCTGGTTCTGGAACAAGATCTACGACGGCATCCGCGTCAACCATATCGAGCCCTTGCAGGACGCCGTCCGCGGCTACGAAGTGATCTACGTGCCCTGCCACCGTAGCCACATCGATTACCTGCTGCTCTCCTACCTGCTGTTTCGCAACGGCCTGACCCCGCCGCACATCGCCGCCGGCATCAACCTCAACATGCCGGTGATCGGCAGCCTGCTGCGCCGCGGCGGTGCCTTCTTCATGCGCCGCTCGTTCAAGGGCAACCCGCTGTACACCTCGGTGTTCAACGAATACCTGCACAACCTGTTCACCCGCGGCTTCCCCGTCGAGTACTTCGTGGAAGGCGGGCGTTCGCGTACCGGCCGCATGCTGCAACCCAAGACCGGCATGCTGGCGCTGACCCTGCGCAGCTACCTGCGCTCGTCGCGCCTGCCGATCCTCTTCGTGCCGGTCTACATCGGCTACGAGCGGGTGCTGGAGGGCCGCACCTACCTCGGCGAATTGCGCGGCGCGGCGAAGAAGAAGGAGTCGATCTTCGACATTTTCAAGGTCATCGGCGCCCTAAAGCAGCGCTTTGGGCAGGTCTGGGTAAACTTCGGCGAGCCGCTCAAGCTCAACGAATTCCTTGAGCAGGAGCAACCCGGCTGGCGCCAGCAGGCCTATGCGCCGGACTATCGCCCGCAGTGGCTGAACGACGCCACCAACCACCTGGCCGAGCGCATCGCCCAGCGCCTCAACGAGGCGGCGGCGGTCAACCCGGTCAATCTGGTGGCGCTGGCGATGCTCTCCACCAGCCGTCAGGCGCTGGACCAGCAGTCCCTGGCACGCATCCTCGATCTGTATCAGGCGCTGTTGCGCGCGGTGCCCTACTCGCCACACACGACGCTGCCGGAGGGCGACGGCAACGCGCTGATCGCCTACGTGAAGAGCCTCGACCTGCTCGCCGAGCAGAAGGACGCGCTGGGCAACATCCTCTATCTGGACGAGCAGAATGCCGTCCTGATGACCTACTACCGCAACAACGTGATGCATATCTTCGCCCTGCCCGCACTGCTGGCGAGCTTCTTCCAGAGCAGCTCTCGCATCAGCCGCGAGCAGATCCAGCGTTTCACCGAGGCGCTGTACCCCTATCTGCGTGCCGAGCTGTTCATGCGCTGGGAGGTCGAGGAGCTGGAAGCGGTGGTCGATCAGTGGCTGGCGGCCTTCGTCGAGCGGGGCCTGCTCAAGGTGGACGGCAACCACTACGTGCGCCCGGCGCCGAGTTCGCGGCAGTTCGTGCTGCTCACCCTGCTGGCGCGGGTGGTAGTGCAGACCCTGCAACGTTTCTACATGGCCACCTCGCTGCTGCTCAACAGCGGCCAGCACAGCCTGAGCGCCGAGGAACTGGAGAACCTCTGCACGGTCATGGCCCAACGCCTGTCGATTCTCCACGGGCTCAACGCGCCGGAGTTCTTCGACAAGGCGCTGTTCCGCCATTTCATCCAGAGCATGCAGGAACAAGGCGTGGTCAGCCCCGACGAAAACGGCCGACTCGGCTATCACGAAAAGCTCGCGGAACTGGCCGAGGGCGCGGCCAAGCGCGTGCTACCGGCGGAGATTCGCCTGTCGATCCGTCAGGTCGCGCTGGAGCGTCATCACGACGAAAGCGATTCACCGCCGCCTGCAACCGACGCCTGA
- a CDS encoding N-acetyltransferase, with translation MIRPNRPDDLETLLGIWLEASCRAHDFVERGFWEARLDDMRNLYLPAAQTWVYERDGTVVGFVSLLDDVLAAIFVAPTEQGHGIGSALLEHAKGLRERLSLTVYAANGASIAFYHRHGFQIAGEQLDAHTGHPERVMTWQRQASVAGGGESLSS, from the coding sequence ATGATCCGCCCCAACCGCCCCGATGACCTGGAAACGCTGCTGGGCATCTGGCTCGAGGCATCCTGCCGTGCCCATGATTTCGTCGAGCGCGGCTTCTGGGAGGCGCGGCTGGATGACATGCGCAACCTCTATCTGCCCGCTGCGCAGACCTGGGTCTACGAGCGGGATGGCACGGTGGTCGGCTTCGTGTCGCTGCTCGATGACGTCCTGGCCGCTATCTTCGTGGCGCCAACGGAGCAGGGCCATGGCATCGGCTCGGCGCTGCTCGAGCACGCCAAAGGCCTGCGCGAGCGGCTGAGCCTGACCGTTTATGCCGCCAACGGCGCCAGTATCGCCTTCTACCATCGCCACGGTTTCCAGATCGCAGGCGAGCAGCTGGACGCGCACACCGGCCACCCGGAGCGGGTGATGACCTGGCAGCGTCAGGCGTCGGTTGCAGGCGGCGGTGAATCGCTTTCGTCGTGA